From Orcinus orca chromosome 3, mOrcOrc1.1, whole genome shotgun sequence, a single genomic window includes:
- the NADK2 gene encoding NAD kinase 2, mitochondrial isoform X4 — protein MLLAASKVLDRLKPVIGVNTDPERSEGHLCLPVRYTHSFPEALQKFYRGEFRWLWRQRIRLYLEGTGINPVPVDLHEQQLSLNQHSRAFNIERVHDERFEASGPQLLPVRALNEVFIGESLSSRMSYSWAVAVDNLRRSIPTLKGLASYYEISVDDGPWEKQKSSGLNLCTGTGSKAWSFNINRVAPQAVEDVLNIAKRQGNLSLPLNREFVEKVTNEYNESLLYSPEEPKILFSIREPIANRVFSSSRQRCFTSKVSVRSRCWDACMVVDGGTSFEFNDGAIASMLINKEDELRTVLLEQ, from the exons ATGCTTTTGGCAGCAAGTAAAGTCTTGGACAGACTTAAACCAGTTATTGGAGTAAACACTGACCCAGAACG gtcTGAGGGTCATTTATGTCTTCCTGTTCGATACACACattccttcccagaagccttacagAAGTTCTACCGTGGTGAGTTCAG ATGGTTGTGGAGGCAGCGAATCAGGTTATACCTTGAAGGGACTGGCATCAACCCTGTTCCTGTGGACCTTCACGAACAGCAGCTAAGTTTGAATCAGCATAGTAGAGCCTTCAACATTGAGAGAGTTCATGATGAAA GGTTTGAGGCTTCTGGACCCCAGCTCTTGCCAGTGAGAGCACTAAATGAAGTCTTCATTGGGGAGAGTCTGTCATCCAG AATGTCTTATTCTTGGGCTGTAGCAGTGGACAATTTAAGAAGAAGTATACCCACTCTAAAGGGACT GGCTTCCTACTACGAGATTTCAGTTGATGATGGTCCATGGGAAAAACAGAAGAGTTCAGGGCTCAATTTGTGTACTGGAACAGGATCAAAGGCCTG GTCATTCAATATTAACAGGGTTGCACCTCAGGCTGTGGAAGATGTTCTAAATATTG CAAAACGACAAGGAAATTTAAGTCTTCCATTGAACAGAGAATTTGTAGAGAAAG taacaaatgaatataatgaaTCGCTGCTCTACAGTCCAGAAGAACCAAAAATACTTTTCAGTATTCGAGAACCAATAGCAAACAGAGTTTTCTCAAGCAGTCGTCAGCGTTGTTTCACCTCCAA GGTTTCTGTTCGTTCTCGTTGTTGGGATGCCTGCATGGTTGTAGATGGAGGAACTTCCTTTGAGTTTAATGATGGAGCAATTGCTTCAATGTTGATCAATAAAGAAGATGAGCTTCGAACTGTGCTTCTAGAACAGTGA